Sequence from the Streptomyces sp. R33 genome:
CGAGCCCCCGCCGCGCCCGAGGCGCATCCCGCGGCCGTCCACGGCCAGTCCGGGCAGCAGGACGGCGTCGGCGCCGCTGACCGCGTCCGGCCCGAGCCGGGGCCCGGCCGGCTCCAGCAGCCGCATCTTGCCGGGGTGGGCGGCCTCGGCGAGGCCGCCCGGGCCCTCGTACACCGCCCAGTCGAGGTCGTTGTCGGGCAGCAGGACGGGCAGCAGCACCCGCTTGCCGGCCGCGCGCAGGGCGTCGAGCAGATCGCGGGTGCCGGGTTCGGCGCCGACGGAGACGTACGCGGCCACGGTGTGCGCATCGGCCAGTTCGGGCAGTTCAAGAGCGGAGCGGGAGAGTGCGAGGGCCGACGTACGCAGGAATGCGGGGGACAAGGCACGGCGGGCGGCGAGGAGTTCTCGGCGCAGCCCGGCCTTTTCGGACGGGTTCGGCGGGTTCCATACCACAGCTGACTCTGATTTCCTTTCAAATCGGGGCGAAGTTGGAATTATTTACCGGAATCAAGCCCGGAGCGGTCTGTTCGACCCACTATCGTTCTGCCCATGAATCAGTTGCACCCTGTGATCAAGAAGGCCG
This genomic interval carries:
- a CDS encoding 5-formyltetrahydrofolate cyclo-ligase, whose translation is MVWNPPNPSEKAGLRRELLAARRALSPAFLRTSALALSRSALELPELADAHTVAAYVSVGAEPGTRDLLDALRAAGKRVLLPVLLPDNDLDWAVYEGPGGLAEAAHPGKMRLLEPAGPRLGPDAVSGADAVLLPGLAVDGRGMRLGRGGGSYDRVLARLAHAGAHPALVVLLYDEEVVARVPEEPHDHPVQAVATPSGVIRFTA